The following is a genomic window from Sporichthyaceae bacterium.
AGGCCGGTGCACCGGGCGAACTCGAGCGGCTGGCCGTGGCGATCGCGAACAAGCTGTGCCGGGGGAGCCAGGTCTTGTTCAGCACCTCCGACCGACGGACCGGATGGGCGTGGATCGCGCTCGGTTCCCAGCCGCATCGACTGGACAGCGCCGAGGTGGGCGCGATCGCGCGCGCCACCGACCCACAGGTGCAGGTGGCCCTGGGCGGCCCTGCCTACGGCCGCGCGGGGTTTCGCGCCACCCATCTGCAGGCCCAGCAGGCGCAACGCCTCGCGGTCGTCGCCGGTCCGGACGCGCGCGTCGCGACCGACTACCTCGACCCCGGGGTCCGTGCGGCCGCTGGGCTCTGCGCCGACCCGGAGCACACGCGGATGCTCGTGCAGACCGCGTTGGGGGACCTTGCGCGCGACGACGAGCAGGCCGCGAGGCTGCGCGACACGTTGCGGGTGTACCTGTCCACCGGTTCGAGTTACACCGCGACGGCGGAGTTGCTGTCGATGCACAAGCACTCGGTCAAGTACCGGATCGACAAGGCCACACAACTGCGCGGCGGGCCGATCGAACCCGAACGGTTCGACATCGAACTGGCTCTGATTGCGTGTCAGCTGCTCGGGCGCGACGTCCTTTCACCCGCCGGTTCGGGACCGGTCGCCAAGCACACCGCGGCTCAGTGATGCAGTGATGCAGTGATCCAGCGGCCCGCGTGGTGATCGGCCTCAGCTCAGTTGCGGGATGACCCGGCTGCCGATCAGTTCGACCATGGCCCGGAACTCCTCGGCGGGCTGGCCGCCCATGTCGAGATAGATCAGGTTCGTGTCCGCCTGCAGCATCTGCGCACTGTCCTGCAACCGCGCCACCACCTCGTCCGGACTGCCGACCAGCGCGGGCCCGCGGGTGGTCAGCAATTCGAAGTCGAACGGTTTGCGGATGAACGGCGGCGGATCCGGGTTGACCCGTCCGACGATGTCCTTCATCAGATCGAAGTACGCGCGGTAGCGCGGTTCCCAACGCGCCCGGGCAGCCTGCGAGGTCTCTGCGACATTCACGTGCCAGCACGCCCCGATCCGGGGTTGACGAGTGTGTCCGTGCGCGGCGAATCGCTCCCGGTAGGCCTCCACCACCGGCACGAACATGGCTGGGTTGCCGAATGCGCTGGGCAGCATGAGATCCAGGCCCAGCCGGGCGGCCAACTCCAGGCTCGACTCGGAGGCGCCGCCGCCGATCCAGGTGGGCACCGGTCCCACCGGCGCCGGTTGCAGGACGAAGTCGTGGATCGCGGCGCGATGGGCGGTGCGCGGCCGGCTCACCCGTTTCCCGTTCCACAGGGCGACGAGCACCTCCACGTTGTCGGTGAACAAGTCGTGGGAGTCCGCCACGTCCTGGCCGAACAAGGTGTAGGTGGACACGAAGAAGTTGCCGCGCCCGACGACGACCTCGCACCGTCCGCCGGACAGCGCGTCGACGGTGGCGTAGTCCTCCGCGACCCGGATCGGGTCGAGGTTGGCGGCCAGGGTCACCGCGGTGGACAGGATCAGTCGCCGGGTGCGTTCACCGATTGCCGCCAGCACCACAGGCGGCGCCGAGGTCGTGTACTCGAGCCCGTGGTGCTCCCCGACGTGGACTCCGTGGAAGCCGACCTCCTCGGCCACGACCGCTGCCTCGACGATCGCGCGATGGCGCTCGGCGGCGGTCTGCCGGGTACCGGTGACCGGGTCGGTGACCTGATCACCGAGCGACATCAGGCTGAGCCTCACGGTTGCCTCCCACGCGTTCGAGGCACAATATCAAACAACGTTTGGTTTGTGTGGATCAGCCGAGGTTGTGCCGGGTGAGCCAGCCGCGCACCTGCTCGGCCGCGTCCGCCAGATGGGAGCTCTGGTCCGCGCCGGTGAAGTAGTGA
Proteins encoded in this region:
- a CDS encoding LLM class flavin-dependent oxidoreductase, producing the protein MRLSLMSLGDQVTDPVTGTRQTAAERHRAIVEAAVVAEEVGFHGVHVGEHHGLEYTTSAPPVVLAAIGERTRRLILSTAVTLAANLDPIRVAEDYATVDALSGGRCEVVVGRGNFFVSTYTLFGQDVADSHDLFTDNVEVLVALWNGKRVSRPRTAHRAAIHDFVLQPAPVGPVPTWIGGGASESSLELAARLGLDLMLPSAFGNPAMFVPVVEAYRERFAAHGHTRQPRIGACWHVNVAETSQAARARWEPRYRAYFDLMKDIVGRVNPDPPPFIRKPFDFELLTTRGPALVGSPDEVVARLQDSAQMLQADTNLIYLDMGGQPAEEFRAMVELIGSRVIPQLS